In the genome of Candidatus Methylomirabilota bacterium, the window TCCCGGTGGGCGCCATCGCCCCGCACGTCTCGATGGGCTTCGACAACCTGTGGATCCTCCTGAATGACGTGCTGCCGCGCGCCATCCAGAAGCACGGCGGCTTCGACCCCGAGGCGCTGGCCAAGGCCGCCCGGGAGACGGACATCCCGGAGGGCGGGACGATGCAGGGCTACGGGGTGAAGTTCCACCCGCCCGGTCACCCCATGGCCGGCCAGAACGAGCGGGCCTTCGCGGCGGTGTTCCAGGTGATCGAGGGGCAGTTCAGGCACGTCTATCCGAAGGTCATCGCGACTGCAGCGCCGGTCCTCCCCCTGCCGCCGTCATCGCCGTTTGCCGCGCGCTGACACGACCCTCGTCCGGCGCCGGGGGGGGCGCGGGCTCCCCCCGGCGCGGGGCTCGCGGCCCCCGTGCTGACGCTCACCGGCCTGACCAGGCGGTTCGGCGGCTTCACCGCGCTGAATCGTGTCGGCTTCGAGGTCGGCGAGGGCGAGATCCTGGGGCTCATCGGGCCCAACGGCTCCGGGAAGACCACCCTCTTCAACTGCGTCTCCGGCGCGCTCCGGCCGAGCGCCGGCTCGATCCGCTTCCGGGGCGAGGAGATCGCAGGATTCACCCCCGACGTCGTCTGTCATCGCGGGATCGCGCGCACCTTCCAGATCCCGCGTCCCTTCCGTAAGCTCTCGATCCTGGAGAACGTCGCCCTGGCCGCGCACTACGGCACGAACCGGCGCGACACCGAGGCCCAGGCGCGGGTCCGGGCCCGGGAGATACTGGACCTGGTCGGCCTCCCCGCCGCCGATGGCGCCTCGACCGCCTCGCTCGGCGCCGCCGGGCTCAAGAAGCTCGAGCTGGCCCGCGCGCTGGCCTCCGGCCCGGCGCTGCTCCTGGCCGACGAGAGCCTGGGCGGCCTGGACCCGGCCGAGATGGCGGCGGCCGCCGACCTGCTCAGGCGGATCCGTCGCGAGCTCAAGATCACCATCGTGTGGGTCGAGCACATCATGGCGACGCTCATGCGGGTGGTGGACCGGGTCATCGTCCTCGACCACGGCGAGAAGATCGCCGAGGGCCGGCCCCACGAGGTGGCCGAAGACGCGCGCGTGATCGAGGCGTATCTGGGCGAGAAGCTGGTGCTGACGTAGCGCCGGGCCGAGACCGGTGGCCTGTCCGGGGTAGCTCGGGATGCTGGAGCTGCGGAACGTCACGGCCGGCTACGGCCACTTCACGGCACTGTGGGACGTGTCGCTGCGGGTCGGTGCCGGCGAGGCGGTGGCCGTGGTGGGACCGAACGGCGCCGGCAAGACGACGCTCCTGCGCGTCATCTCGGGTCTGGTGCCGCCGGGGGCCGGCGCCATGGAGTTCGAGGGCGCCTCGCTCGCGCGGCGCGAGGCCCACGAGATCGTCGCCCGGGGGATCGCCCACGTCCCGGAGGGTCGCCGTCTCTTCCCGGGTCTCACCGTGGCCGACAACCTGAAGATGGGCGCCTTCCTGCCGCGCGCCCGCCGCGGCTTCCGGGAGAGCCTGGACCGCGTGTACGCGCTGTTCCCGGTGCTGGCCGAGCGCCGCCACCAGCGGGCCGGCAGCCTCTCGGGGGGCGAGCAGCAGATGCTGGCCATCGGGCGCGCCCTCATGTCGCGCCCGAAGCTCATCCTGCTGGACGAGCCCTCCATGGGCCTGGCGCCCGTGATGGTGCTCCGCGTGTTCGACTTGATCCGCCAGATCCGCCAAGAGGGGTACACGATCCTGGTCGTGGAGCAGAACGTCCGGCAGGTGTTGAAGCTCGTCGATCGAGCCTACCTCCTGGAGGTCGGGCGGATCAAGATGGAGGGGCGCGCGGATGCGCTCTCCGAGCAGGACTTCGTCCGCAAGGCCTACGTCGGTCTATAACCTCGAAGGGGGGCTACGCCCCCCTCCGAGCCACCCCCCGGGTTGCGCGGGCGAAGCCCGCGCTCGGAGCGCTTCGGCCAGAAGCGTGAGAAGGGTCGAGGGCGTGATTGGCGTAAGGAGAGCGCGGAGGACCGGGGCCTGATGATCGACCCGATCTTCCTGGCCGAGGCTGCCGTCAACGGCCTGCTGCTCGGCGGGGTCCTCGCCCTCCTCGCCCTCGGGCTGAACCTGATCTTCGGCGTCATCGACATCGTCTGGATCGCGTACGTCGACATCGTGATGGTCTGCATGTACGCCGTGTACTTCCTGGTGATGGGCTACGGCTG includes:
- a CDS encoding ABC transporter ATP-binding protein, which gives rise to MLELRNVTAGYGHFTALWDVSLRVGAGEAVAVVGPNGAGKTTLLRVISGLVPPGAGAMEFEGASLARREAHEIVARGIAHVPEGRRLFPGLTVADNLKMGAFLPRARRGFRESLDRVYALFPVLAERRHQRAGSLSGGEQQMLAIGRALMSRPKLILLDEPSMGLAPVMVLRVFDLIRQIRQEGYTILVVEQNVRQVLKLVDRAYLLEVGRIKMEGRADALSEQDFVRKAYVGL
- a CDS encoding ABC transporter ATP-binding protein → MLTLTGLTRRFGGFTALNRVGFEVGEGEILGLIGPNGSGKTTLFNCVSGALRPSAGSIRFRGEEIAGFTPDVVCHRGIARTFQIPRPFRKLSILENVALAAHYGTNRRDTEAQARVRAREILDLVGLPAADGASTASLGAAGLKKLELARALASGPALLLADESLGGLDPAEMAAAADLLRRIRRELKITIVWVEHIMATLMRVVDRVIVLDHGEKIAEGRPHEVAEDARVIEAYLGEKLVLT